Proteins from a single region of Nomia melanderi isolate GNS246 chromosome 11, iyNomMela1, whole genome shotgun sequence:
- the Ctr1A gene encoding copper transporter 1A isoform X1 — protein MSHDHMSHDHMAHMMNTSGMHASHDANMSHAGMDHSSMHGGMAHEAMGHGSMSSEVGMDHTGHTAASTAEACANMGMHGMSMTFHGGYCENVLFESWKISSVGGLVGSMIGIMIMAALYEGLKYYREYLFWKTYNALQYRSVTMPAEKNVVAEDNRVVHTVGEVIHKQPPTMLSWMHTFQTFLHIVQIVLSYFLMLIFMTYNVWLGFAVVFGAAIGYFLFGWKKSVIVDVTEHCH, from the exons ATGTCCCACGATCATATGTCTCACGACCACATGGCCCACATGATGAACACGTCGGGGATGCACGCGTCCCACGACGCCAACATGTCCCACGCTGGCATGGACCACTCGAGCATGCACGGCGGCATGGCGCACGAGGCGATGGGTCACGGCTCCATGTCCTCGGAAGTCGGTATGGATCACACCGGTCACACCGCCGCTTCGACCGCGGAAGCGTGTGCCAATATGGGGATGCACGGTATGTCG ATGACATTCCACGGAGGATACTGCGAGAACGTGTTGTTCGAGTCTTGGAAGATCTCGTCGGTCGGCGGTCTGGTGGGATCCATGATCGGTATCATGATTATGGCCGCGCTGTACGAGGGCTTGAAGTATTATCGTGAATACCTGTTCTGGAAGACGTATAACGCTCTTCAGTATAGGAGCGTCACGATGCCGGCTGAGAAGAACGTCGTGGCCGAGGATAATCGGGTCGTACA TACGGTTGGAGAAGTAATTCACAAACAGCC GCCCACAATGTTGTCATGGATGCATACATTTCAAACGTTCCTACACATAGTGCAAATCGTCCTGTCATATTTTCTCATGCTGATCTTCATGACTTACAATGTCTGGTTGGGCTTTGCTGTAGTGTTTGGTGCAGCAATCGGTTACTTCTTATTTGGATGGAAAAAGTCTGTCATTGTAGATGTTACAGAACATTGTCATTag
- the Ctr1A gene encoding copper transporter 1A isoform X2, producing MSHDHMSHDHMAHMMNTSGMHASHDANMSHAGMDHSSMHGGMAHEAMGHGSMSSEVGMDHTGHTAASTAEACANMGMHGMSMTFHGGYCENVLFESWKISSVGGLVGSMIGIMIMAALYEGLKYYREYLFWKTYNALQYRSVTMPAEKNVVAEDNRVVQPTMLSWMHTFQTFLHIVQIVLSYFLMLIFMTYNVWLGFAVVFGAAIGYFLFGWKKSVIVDVTEHCH from the exons ATGTCCCACGATCATATGTCTCACGACCACATGGCCCACATGATGAACACGTCGGGGATGCACGCGTCCCACGACGCCAACATGTCCCACGCTGGCATGGACCACTCGAGCATGCACGGCGGCATGGCGCACGAGGCGATGGGTCACGGCTCCATGTCCTCGGAAGTCGGTATGGATCACACCGGTCACACCGCCGCTTCGACCGCGGAAGCGTGTGCCAATATGGGGATGCACGGTATGTCG ATGACATTCCACGGAGGATACTGCGAGAACGTGTTGTTCGAGTCTTGGAAGATCTCGTCGGTCGGCGGTCTGGTGGGATCCATGATCGGTATCATGATTATGGCCGCGCTGTACGAGGGCTTGAAGTATTATCGTGAATACCTGTTCTGGAAGACGTATAACGCTCTTCAGTATAGGAGCGTCACGATGCCGGCTGAGAAGAACGTCGTGGCCGAGGATAATCGGGTCGTACA GCCCACAATGTTGTCATGGATGCATACATTTCAAACGTTCCTACACATAGTGCAAATCGTCCTGTCATATTTTCTCATGCTGATCTTCATGACTTACAATGTCTGGTTGGGCTTTGCTGTAGTGTTTGGTGCAGCAATCGGTTACTTCTTATTTGGATGGAAAAAGTCTGTCATTGTAGATGTTACAGAACATTGTCATTag
- the LOC116434840 gene encoding uncharacterized protein LOC116434840, whose protein sequence is MSIMPLWPNLQPRTTDPLWFNADKPCDDESEVAALEAEHQAWKEHIRIQGYDHIPIGKTVSDMRGSLEEEEEEEEEEGEGEEEEESDTHEEEEEELDEIDMEVSYSHQQQRSSPMDTVSDPVSIRMVSTHTNRYS, encoded by the exons ATGTCTATTATGCCGTTATGGCCAAATTTACAACCCAGGACCACCGATCCGTTGTGGTTTAACGCCGACAAACCGTGCGATGACGAAAGTGAGGTAGCTGCGCTCGAAGCAGAACACCAAGCTTGG AAGGAACACATTCGAATACAAGGATACGATCACATCCCTATCGGCAAGACGGTCAGTGAC ATGAGGGGATCgttggaggaggaggaggaagaggaggaagaggagggagaaggagaagaagaagaggaatcGGATACAcacgaagaggaggaagaagaattgGATGAAATCGATATGGAAGTGAGCTACTCGCATCAGCAACAGAGATCCAGTCCAATGGACACAGTGTCGGATCCAGTGTCCATCAGAATGGTCAGCACTCATACCAATCGTTACTCTTAA